The following are encoded in a window of Colletotrichum lupini chromosome 3, complete sequence genomic DNA:
- a CDS encoding glycosyl hydrolase family 47 has protein sequence MMPRRRSRYVILVAVVMVFMLYQVFKNPEWDSTGQSSSIKPSEPEKGQNVHKDSSKPPPANDPASNKHLNNQPPPDSEHPHDQEEDEPEQNPQKQTAKPTVKIPQLKTEKAKAPTNTLSGPTLSIHAYNDEVEATKSPEVTKAPTKPLELEEDLHAKKPPGRPNFDIAESLSTSTSQIHWHKVSEHFPVPTDEIIPLPTGKPKDIPKIQYDFKPESEATKDKRERRLALIKAEMLRSWGGYRKYAWMHDELSPVSGRNRDPFCGWAATLVDGLDTLWIMGMKEEFAEAVKAVKEIDFTYSPTRRDIPVFETTIRYLGGLLAAYDVSGGKEGGYTVLLDKAVELAEILMGIFDTPNRMPILYYNWMPEYASQPHRATTVGVAELGSLSMEFTRLAQLTGKDKYYDAIARITDAFEDLQNRGTTIDGIFPEQLDASGCNRTAEAIIYQEEQAAAASASAAAARLSEPQGHEPAAAEAKRDETGPILPQETAVAKGNGSEPESNPLARRAVGVDKNGESVVENANIDNKQAFPAPKVNEQPLYPGNSGRRPSTPTTPDKSSWECIKQGLAPGGWGYQQYSMGGSQDSTYEYFPKEYLVLGGLEQKYKTMHIKTVEAVKKWLLYRPMVPKERDILFSAKVSTSGDPENDLRTEYEVTHLTCFIGGMFGLGGKIFDRPDDIEIAKKLTDGCVWAYETMPSGIMPEGASVVPCASTKSCPWNETLWWEHLDPSADWREAQVKAWEDRQREKKQQKQQDALRKQTTERGNKPVEKSTEETVQSESPVEKKDPLDDIHVPKDEPKKLGSAEKTEYPAPEPGLNKSPSNVDEHLLKKRDPAPPVSQDPRKGTAQEAASNTLKDKLDLNNPGSATDDITGSVPNDAPVSGGIVGKIAFEEEGEVPDPKPLSHEEWVKDKLELEKIPPGFVNINARRYILRPEAIESVWYMYRITGDPVWQEKGWKMWEAIIKATRTEHGNSAIDDVLSEDPQPVDEMESFWIAETLKYFYLLFSTPDVVSLDDWVLNTEAHPFKRPV, from the exons ATGATGCCCCGCCGACGGAGCCGTTATGTGATTCTTGTCGCTGTTGTGATGGTCTTTATGCTGTATCAGGTCTTCAAAAATCCTGAATGGGATTCCACAGGTCAATCCAGCAGCATCAAGCCCAGCGAACCCGAAAAGGGCCAAAACGTCCATAAGGATTCCTCGAAGCCACCCCCGGCCAACGATCCCGCTTCCAACAAGCACCTCAACAACCAGCCGCCCCCCGATAGCGAACATCCCCACGACCAAGAGGAAGACGAGCCTGAGCAGAACCCTCAGAAGCAGACGGCCAAGCCCACTGTCAAGATTCCTCAGCTCAAGACGGAGAAGGCCAAGGCGCCCACCAACACTCTCTCTGGCCCTACCCTTTCCATCCACGCCTACAATGACGAGGTAGAGGCCACCAAGTCGCCCGAGGTCACCAAGGCGCCCACAAAGCCTCTAGAGTTGGAAGAGGACCTCCATGCCAAGAAGCCTCCCGGCCGACCCAACTTTGATATCGCCGAGAGCCTGTCGACCTCGACATCACAGATCCACTGGCACAAGGTCTCCGAGCACTTCCCCGTTCCAACGGACGAGATTATTCCCCTCCCCACCGGCAAGCCCAAAGACATTCCCAAGATCCAATACGACTTCAAGCCGGAGTCCGAGGCTACCAAGGACAAGCGCGAAAGGCGCCTAGCCCTGATCAAGGCTGAAATGCTACGGTCCTGGGGCGGATACCGCAAGTACGCTTGGATGCACGACGAACTTTCGCCTGTCAGCGGTCGTAACCGCGACCCCTTTTGTGGCTGGGCCGCTACTCTCGTAGACGGTCTTGATACGCTCTGGATCATGGGCATGAAGGAAGAGTTTGCCGAGGCCGTCAAGGCCGTCAAGGAGATCGACTTCACCTACAGCCCGACACGCCGTGACATCCCGGTCTTCGAGACCACTATCAGATACTTGGGCGGCCTCCTCGCTGCTTACGATGTGAGCGGCGGTAAAGAGGGCGGCTACACTGTCCTGCTGGACAAGGCCGTTGAACTCGCCGAAATCTTGATGGGCATTTTCGACACCCCCAATCGCATGCCTATCTTGTACTACAACTGGATGCCCGAGTATGCTTCCCAGCCACACCGAGCTACGACCGTTGGCGTGGCCGAACTGGGTTCGCTAAGCATGGAGTTCACACGCCTTGCCCAGTTGACCGGTAAAGACAAGTACTACGATGCCATCGCTAGAATTACCGACGCTTTCGAGGACCTCCAGAACCGTGGCACTACTATTGATGGCATCTTCCCTGAACAGCTGGACGCCTCTGGCTGCAACAGGACCGCCGAAGCCATTATTTACCAAGAGGAACAAGCTGCGGCTGCTAGTGCGAGTGCGGCCGCTGCTCGGTTGAGCGAGCCCCAGGGCCACGAGCCTGCGGCTGCTGAGGCCAAGCGCGACGAAACTGGTCCGATTTTGCCGCAGGAAACTGCTGTGGCCAAGGGCAACGGCAGTGAGCCGGAAAGCAACCCACTCGCGAGGCGGGCTGTTGGTGTCGACAAGAATGGCGAGTCTGTGGTTGAGAATGCAAACATCGATAACAAGCAGGCTTTCCCGGCACCCAAGGTCAACGAACAGCCCTTGTACCCCGGTAACAGTGGTCGGAGGCCATCTACTCCTACGACACCTGACAAATCTTCATGGGAATGCATCAAGCAAGGGCTTGCCCCTGGTGGTTGGGGATACCAGCAGTATAGCATGGGTGGTAGCCAAGATTCCACCTACGAGTATTTCCCCAAG GAATATCTCGTCCTTGGCGGTCTGGAGCAAAAGTACAAGACGATGCACATCAAGACGGTCGAGGCTGTGAAGAAGTGGCTTCTCTACAGGCCTATGGTTCCCAAAGAAAGGGATATCCTCTTCTCGGCAAAGGTTTCGACATCTGGCGACCCCGAAAACGATCTGCGAACTGAGTATGAAGTTACTCACCTCACCTGCTTCATTGGTGGCATGTTTGGTCTGGGAGGCAAGATTTTTGACAGACCCGATGATATTGAGATCGCCAAGAAGCTCACTGACGGATGCGTCTGGGCGTACGAGACTATGCCCTCCGGTATCATGCCTGAAGGAGCCTCTGTCGTGCCCTGCGCGTCTACCAAGAGCTGCCCGTGGAACGAGACTCTTTGGTGGGAGCACCTCGACCCGTCAGCTGACTGGCGTGAGGCACAGGTCAAGGCGTGGGAGGATAGGCAACGTGAGAAGAAGCAGCAAAAGCAGCAGGACGCCCTCCGTAAGCAAACCACTGAACGAGGCAACAAGCCTGTTGAGAAGTCAACCGAAGAGACAGTCCAGTCCGAGTCACCCGTCGAAAAGAAGGACCCCCTCGACGATATTCACGTTCCCAAGGATGAGCCGAAGAAGCTGGGCTCAGCTGAGAAAACCGAGTACCCGGCGCCTGAGCCTGGCCTGAACAAGTCCCCTTCCAACGTTGATGAGCACCTTTTGAAGAAGAGAGATCCTGCTCCGCCAGTGTCTCAAGACCCTCGTAAGGGCACTGCTCAGGAGGCCGCCAGCAACACTCTAAAGGACAAGCTCGACCTGAACAACCCTGGAAGTGCCACCGACGATATCACCGGCAGTGTCCCCAACGATGCACCCGTCAGCGGTGGCATCGTGGGCAAGATCGCGTTCGAGGAGGAGGGAGAGGTTCCCGATCCGAAGCCGCTCTCGCATGAGGAGTGGGTCAAAGACAAGTTAGAGCTCGAGAAGATCCCGCCTGGCTTCGTCAACATCAACGCCAGGCGCTACATTCTTCG TCCAGAGGCTATCGAGTCCGTGTGGTACATGTATCGCATCACTGGAGACCCTGTATGGCAAGAGAAGGGATGGAAAATGTGGGAGGCCATCATCAAGGCGACTCGTACCGAGCACGGCAACAGCGCCATCGACGACGTCCTGTCTGAAGATCCTCAACCTGTAGACGAGATGGAGAGCTTCTGGATCGCCGAGACGCTGAAGTACTTTTACCTCTTGTTCTCAACTCCCGATGTCGTCAGCTTAGACGACTGGGTCCTCAACACCGAGGCGCATCCGTTCAAGCGTCCTGTTTGA
- a CDS encoding RINT-1 family protein, producing MSTTFGDRAQAGALDIRVEDFLDDKLQSTTDLENLDSLIANVEVQRSQLQTQLDNAIKQLDEARQTAGDRQSSLAQRIQDFQELQHSIDVRVKIAAASDAPNQAIARLQQPMKKLQTIELAQKYLTLLQDVENLRTEARSHLPDSPKAALEPYSKLKQLSRRLEELSGPADDAAVHLVNHVRSVADALWDEMKKTMSSELETVLSKRSWPMVEPSSEMDDEWLACFEKLLDLQIPEVILSKSTVSLLSFDVMSRIFISEFRFHFLSDKPTSKPDAIGSHCFPWFLATIEKWEDFYRDNLGYLLAAKFRDTSAGNSLVYVDPVCAFITSMLPVMREKVQNVVAETAKNPAFLSSFMGQLMTFDESIRTKFNYDGGDPDQGWPGLATEVLEQWFEPWFQAEKEFALERFQAIMDSSDARIIDYDYAITGKTKPTFGAVRVTDLLRSITTQYERVRAFKHKIRFLIGIQLDILDEFHDRLRGSLEAYQALTSTVGRTLHGVTKEQLAALEGTGSFESLCKVYGSADHIVNTLKDWGNEEFFVTLWDQLQGRATKEGETSRMSGEMSYEEVKDRTSAAVGSEANDGVLFDETIAAYSLRRKTAQEFLVSALADSHHKAFRAYATRTHWTTISDSGSEIDPSQLAVTPELDEPLRILKRNFDFLLKAIGTAAFRRTWRSALDKLQDLLWGEVLMRQSFTAFGAAQFTRDVNAISSLVERYIQNGVGSLGSLFDALKLLNLPNEPQEGTLSLKDATDRVFTDNTEAKKLLEELDIDTLTPANARHILQRRVENKE from the exons ATGAGCACGACGTTTGGAGACCGCGCTCAGGCGGGCGCTCTGGATATCCGCGTCGAAGATTTCCTCGACGACAAGCTTCAGTCCACCACTGATCTCGAGAACCTCGACTCCCTCATCGCCAACGTGGAGGTCCAGCGCAGCCAGCTCCAGACCCAGCTCGACAACGCCATCAAACAGCTCGACGAAGCTCGCCAGACAGCCGGCGATCGCCAATCCTCCCTCGCGCAGCGTATCCAAGACTTCCAGGAGCTCCAGCACAGCATCGATGTCCGAGTCAAGATAGCGGCCGCATCCGACGCCCCGAACCAGGCCATCGCAAGGCTGCAACAACCTATGAAGAAGCTGCAGACAATCGAACTTGCCCAGAAATACCTGACGCTGCTACAAGACGTCGAAAACCTGCGGACCGAAGCTCGCTCGCACCTCCCCGACAGCCCAAAGGCCGCTTTGGAGCCGTACTCGAAGCTCAAGCAATTGTCGAGGCGCCTGGAGGAACTCTCAGGGCCGGCTGATGATGCGGCAGTACATCTCGTCAATCACGTGCGGAGTGTTGCCGATGCGCTGTGGGACGAGATGAAGAAGACAATGTCCAGCGAGCTGGAGACTGTTCTCAGCAAGAGGTCATGGCCCATGGTGGAACCTAGCTCTGAAATGGACGACGAGTGGCTCGCCTGCTTTGAAAAGTTGCTGGACCTTCAGATTCCCGAGGTCATCCTGAGCAAGTCCACCGTCAGCCTTCTCTCGTTCGATGTCATGTCACGAATCTTCATCTCTGAGTTCCGCTTCCACTTTCTCAGCGACAAGCCGACGAGCAAACCCGATGCCATTGGATCGCACTGCTTCCCCTGGTTCTTGGCAACCATTGAAAAATGGGAAGACTTCTATAGAGACAACTTGGGTTACCTGCTGGCTGCCAAGTTCCGCGATACCTCCGCGGGTAACAGTCTAGTATACGTTGATCCGGTCTGTGCTTTCATCACCAGCATGCTGCCCGTCATGAGAGAGAAGGTCCAGAATGTGGTTGCCGAAACGGCCAAGAACCCTGCCTTCTTGAGCAGCTTCATGGGGCAGTTGATGACATTCGACGAGAGTATTCGGACAAAGTTCAACTATGACGGCGGGGATCCAGACCAAGGTTGGCCCGGCCTGGCTACTGAGGTCTTGGAGCAGTGGTTCGAGCCTTGGTTCCAGGCAGAAAAGGAGTTTGCTCTCGAGCGCTTTCAAGCTATCATGGATAGCTCCGATGCACGAATTATCGACTACGATTACGCTATAACGGGAAAGACAAAGCCGACTTTCGGCGCAGTGCGCGTCACTGACTTGTTGAGGTCTATTACAACCCAATATGAGAGAGTACGCGCCTTCAAGCACAAGATTCGGTTCTTGATTGGAATTCAACTCGATATTCTCGACGAGTTCCATGACCGTCTGCGTGGCTCTCTCGAGGCCTATCAAGCTCTCACATCGACAGTCGGCAGGACTTTGCACGGTGTCACGAAAGAACAGCTTGCGGCTCTCGAAGGCACCGGTAGTTTCGAGTCTCTGTGCAAGGTTTACGGCAGTGCAGACCACATTGTCAACACGCTCAAGGACTGGGGTAACGAGGAATTCTTTGTCACGTTATGGGATCAATTGCAGGGTCGCGCGACCAAGGAAGGCGAGACGTCGAGGATGTCTGGCGAGATGAGTTACGAAGAGGTCAAGGATCGCACCTCTGCTGCCGTCGGCTCCGAGGCTAATGACGGCGTCCTCTTTGATGAGACAATCGCTGCGTACAGCCTTAGACGCAAGACGGCGCAGGAGTTTTTGGTGAGCGCGCTTGCAGACTCTCATCACAAAGCCTTTAGAGCATATGCGACACGGACACACTGGACAACCATTAGTGACAGTGGTTCCGAGA TCGATCCGTCGCAATTGGCTGTTACACCAGAGCTCGACGAGCCCTTGAGA ATCCTCAAGCGCAACTTTGATTTCCTACTCAAGGCTATTGGCACGGCAGCGTTCCGACGCACATGGCGCTCCGCACTGGACAAACTCCAAGACCTGCTTTGGGGCGAGGTCTTGATGAGGCAGAGCTTCACCGCGTTTGGTGCGGCCCAGTTCACGCGTGACGTCAATGCCATCTCCTCCCTTGTGGAGAGATATATCCAGAATGGTGTAGGATCATTGGGTAGTCTGTTTGACGCGCTGAAATTGCTCAACCTCCCGAACGAACCCCAGGAGGGCACTTTGTCGCTCAAGGACGCTACGGATCGGGTGTTTACCGATAACACGGAGGCCAAGAAGTTGTTGGAAGAGCTGGACATTGACACGCTCACGCCCGCGAATGCTAGGCATATTTTGCAGCGCAGGGTGGAAAACAAGGAATAG
- a CDS encoding prefoldin subunit: MRGSPAFVFSAVTATWPKVELAQATVDWAVPSLQLPLHTVTKNREFLPTSERCAEGKHQLNFTMSAAGKKPETAVKDATPSNPRGIPKAPFVDKVEDYVTTREDVEPTMRNFQEMISTSVRRIERGYREGQGQVRHMGNSWKYQFMELNLQKRMAGLNDKIPDIQKTLDSVRFLKLRQDDDEPIETTFELNDTLYSKAKIPPTEEVYIWLGANVMLSYPVDEAETLLESKLSTAKTSLSNCEEDLDFLREQITTMEVAIARVYNWEVVQKRKDKEEGKDIKKEKDEDKAGTQHKPAAMFLHNTIRIIGPLVQAMAL, encoded by the exons ATGCGTGGGAGTCCTGCATTCGTCTTC TCAGCGGTGACAGCTACCTGGCCCAAGGTTGAGCTGGCTCAG GCCACCGTAGATTGGGCAGTACCGTCACTGCAGCTCCCCCTCCACACCGTTACGAAAAATCGCGAGTTCCTACCAACATCGGAGAGATGCGCTGAAGGCAAACATCAGCTCAATTTCACAATGTCGGCAGCGGGAAAGAAGCCGGAGACGGCTGT CAAGGACGCCACGCCCAGCAACCCTCGAGGTATCCCCAAAGCGCCGTTCGTCGACAAGGTCGAGGACTACGTCACCACCCGCGAAGATGTCGAACCGACGATGCGCAACTTCCAGGAGATGATTTC AACTTCAGTCCGACGCATCGAACGAGGCTACCGGGAAGGGCAGGGCCAGGTTAGGCACATGGGGAACAGCTG GAAATACCAGTTCATGGAGCTGAATCTTCAGAAGAGGATGGCTGGACTGAACGACAAGATTCCCGATATACAGAAGACGCTTGACTCTGTACGGTTTCTGAAGCTCAGACAG GACGACGATGAACCGATCGAGACGACGTTCGAGCTGAACGACACGCTTTACTCCAAAGCAAAGATCCCGCCCACCGAAGAGGTGTACATTTGGCTAGGC GCAAATGTTATGTTGTCGTATCCCGTCGACGAAGCCGAGACTCTACTCGAGTCCAAGCTATCAACGGCGAAAACGAGCTTATCAAACTGCGAGGAGGACCTGGATTTCCTGAGAGAGCAGATCACG ACTATGGAAGTCGCCATCGCGAGAGTATACAACTGGGAGGTGGTTCAAAAGCGGAAAGACAAGGAAGAAGGAAAGGATATCAAGAAGGAAAAGGACGAGGACAAGGCTGGCA CACAGCATAAACCCGCAGCTATGTTTTTACACAACACGATCCGGATCATTGGGCCGTTGGTTCAAGCGATGGCCCTGTAG
- a CDS encoding CRAL/TRIO domain-containing protein: MSQQELDPKYDQYDYPTVAPTAANGHPGHLTPEQKAQVAQLRLMLESDGYDKRLDTLTLLRFLRARKFDVNLAKQMFVDFETWRKTTKLDNTVPTWEYPEKEEVFKFYPQYYHKTDKDGRPVYVEQLGGIDLNAMYKITTAERMLTNLAVEYEKCADPRFPACSRKSNHLVETCCTIMDLKGVTITRVPQVYSYVKQASVVSQNYYPERLGKLYMINAPWGFSTVWSVVKGWLDPVTVSKINILGSGYQKELLNQIPAENLPKSLGGKCECQGGCQLSDAGPWHEAEWTKEPWWQKPEAKAAAAAGGDVIENKGGETVTAPAAGGAAPAAAATADAKAPAAA, translated from the exons ATGTCCCAGCAAGAACTCGATCCCAAGTACGACCAGTACGACTACCCGACCGTCGCCCCGACGGCGGCCAACGGTCACCCTGGCCACCTCACCCCCGAGCAGAAGGCTCAGGTTGCCCAGCTGCGCCTGATGCTTGAGTCGGATGGCTACGACAAGCGCCTCGACACCCTGACTCTG CTGCGCTTCCTCCGCGCCCGCAAGTTCGATGTCAACCTCGCCAAGCAGAT GTTCGTCGACTTCGAGACCTGGCGGAAAACGACCAAGCTTGACAACACCGTGCCGACCTGGGAATACcccgagaaggaggaggtgtTCAAGTTCTACCCCCAGTACTACCACAAGACCGACAAG GATGGCCGCCCCGTCTACGTTGAGCAGCTTGGTGGCATCGACCTGAACGCCATGTACAAGATCACCACCGCCGAGCGCATGTTGACCAATCTGGCCGTCGAGTACGAGAAGTGCGCCGACCCCCGCTTCCCCGCCTGCTCCCGCAAGTCCAACCACCTCGTCGAGACGTGCTGCACCATCATGGACCTCAAGGGCGTCACCATCACCCGTGTCCCCCAGGTCTACAGCTACGTCAAGCAGGCCTCCGTCGTCTCCCAGAACTACTACCCCGAGCGTCTCGGCAAGCTCTACATGATCAACGCTCCCTGGGGCTTCTCCACCGTCTGGTCCGTCGTCAAGGGCTGGCTCGACCCCGTCACCGTCTCCAAGATCAACATCCTTGGCTCCGGCTACCAGAAGGAGCTTTTGAACCAGATTCCCGCCGAGAACCTCCCCAAGTCCCTCGGTGGCAAGTGCGAGTGCCAGGGTGGCTGCCAGCTCAGCGACGCCGGCCCGTGGCACGAGGCCGAGTGGACCAAGGAGCCCTGGTGGCAGAAGCCCGAGGCCAAggccgctgctgctgccggcGGCGACGTCATTGAGAACAAGGGCGGTGAGACCGTTACTGCTCCGGCTGCCGGCGGTGCTGCTCCTGCGGCTGCTGCTACTGCTGACGCCAAGGCTCCTGCTGCGGCATAA
- a CDS encoding 26S proteasome subunit P45 family protein, translating to MYVVSEGNSGKTPIREIKEKHERTHTGRQVMYGREAVQRQSEADVEGVGLLDEGPTGHPAGAGVAGRAKDRRDLVPSPQYMGAGVPTRGQSEVVAASSLGNVLQALRLAPSHLLSQSINQRVSSGGLPGIPPARDLGASTRFLTKLGWAERLRCMRIRLTPTAKLEQASTTTTQLEINNLAIINDTAYCPRTHILYELRGISSNETPYSTPSTPIKYPTQWVTSCIENFEGIATEGGDDYATLKKLQRQLEYIQLQEEYIKDEQRSLKRELVRAQEEIKRIQSVPLVIGQFMEAIDQNTGIVQSSTGSNYVVRILSTLDREKLKPSSSVALHRHSNALVDILPPEADSSIAMLGADEKPDVTYADVGGLDMQKQEIREAVELPLTHFDLYKQIGIDPPRGVLLYGPPGTGKTMLVKAVANSTTANFIRVVGSEFVQKYLGEGPRMVRDVFRMARENAPAIIFIDEIDAIATKRFDAQTGADREVQRILLELLNQMDGFDQTANVKVIMATNRADTLDPALLRPGRLDRKIEFPSLRDRRERRLIFSTIASKMSLAPEVDMDSLIVRNDPLSGAVIAAIMQEAGLRAVRKNRYNIIQSDLEDAYSSQVKGTSDENKQKAQAETAHRGGNEQSSLPGWQCNVTKGTAGKARDRLYKASGSETWRRVVQYNTLDKEVALPPLCFNLVFKPISLVCWEMRARDCDLKECFPLSMNFRQYHQRPLSMRCSSTDLINQGFCLRPLATIVGSRRAEVQIAPERFIKQKLERNPECEPSGMTKKSEGRSLVIGRRASGAKRQTHTHTPGLHSVSAENVRFPSNRMAGRLEQNLPYRKEEGEGEEGPLDKSNLIGTKHYITYHLSFSILLPYQSAYM from the exons ATGTATGTAGTTTCGGAGGGGAACAGCGGGAAGACCCCAA TCAGAGAGATCAAGGAGAAGCACGAGAGAACGCACACCGGAAGGCAGGTCATGTATGGTAGAGAAGCAGTGCAGCGTCAAAGTGAAGCAGATGTTGAAGGA GTCGGCTTGCTGGACGAAGGCCCAACGGGGCACCCGGCCG GTGCCGGAGTAGCAGGCCGTGCTAAGGACCGACG GGATCTTGTGCCGTCTCCACAGTACATGGGGGCAGGCGTCCCCACTCGAGGCCAATCGGAGGTCGTCGCTGCCTCCAGTCTGGGCAACGTGCTGCAGGCACTTCGCCTTGCTCCAAGTCATCTGCTGAGCCAATCAATCAACCAGAGAGTGTCCAGTGGGGGCCTGCCTGGTATCCCACCAGCACGTGACCTTGGAGCTTCGACCAGGTTCCTGACTAAGCTGGGCTGGGCTGAGAGGCTGCGCTGCATGCGTATCCGATTGACGCCTACAGCCAAGCTCGAGCAAGcaagcaccaccaccacccagcTTGAAATCAACAACCTTGCCATCATCAACGACACCGCCTATTGTCCGCGAACTCACATCCTCTACGAACTTCGAGGCATCTCGAGTAACGAAACCCCTTATTCCACGCCTTCAACACCCATCAAATATCCGACACAATGGGTGACGTCTTG TATTGAGAACTTTGAGGGCATCGCGACGGAGGGAGGTGACGACTATGCCACATTGAAGAAGCTGCAGAGACAACTGGAGTATATCCAGTTGCAGGAGGAGTATATCAAGGATGAGCAGAG GAGTTTGAAGCGCGAGCTTGTCCGGGCTCAAGAGGAGATCAAGCGAATCCAGAGTGTTCCTTTGGTGATTGGGCAGTTTATGGAGGCCATCGACCAGAA CACCGGAATCGTACAGTCATCCACGGGTTCGAATTATGTCGTCCGCATCCTTTCCACCCTCGACCGCGAGAAGCTCAAGCCCTCTTCCTCCGTCGCCCTCCACCGCCACTCCAACGCCCTCGTCGACATCCTCCCCCCCGAAGCCGACTCGTCCATTGCCATGCTTGGCGCCGACGAGAAGCCCGATGTGACGTACGCCGATGTTGGTGGTCTGGACATGCAGAAGCAGGAGATCCGCGAGGCTGTCGAGCTGCCATTGACGCACTTCGACCTCTACAAGCAGATTGGTATCGATCCCCCTCGCGGTGTCTTGCTCTACGGTCCTCCGGGAACGGGAAAGACGATGCTGGTAAAGGCTGTGGCGAACTCCACGACGGCGAACTTCATTCGTGTTGTTGGCTCCGAGTTTGTTCAGAAGTACCTCGGTGAGGGTCCTCGTATGGTTCGCGATGTCTTCCGCATGGCCCGCGAGAACGCCCCCGCCATCATCTTCATTGACGAGATTGACGCCATTGCGACGAAACGTTTCGATGCGCAGACTGGTGCCGATCGTGAAGTTCAGCGTATTTTGCTCGAGCTTCTGAACCAGATGGACGGTTTCGACCAGACCGCCAACGTCAAGGTCATCATGGCCACGAACAGAGCCGACACCCTCGACCCCGCCCTTCTCCGTCCCGGTCGGCTGGACCGAAAGATCGAGTTCCCTAGCTTGAGAGACAGACGCGAGCGTCGTCTTATTTTTTCCACCATTGCCAGCAAGATGAGCTTGGCCCCCGAGGTCGACATGGACTCCCTGATTGTTCGCAACGATCCTCTCAGTGGTGCCGTCATCGCTGCCATCATGCAGGAGGCCGGTCTTCGTGCCGTGCGGAAGAACCGCTACAACATCATCCAGAGCGATTTGGAGGATGCCTACTCAAGCCAGGTCAAGGGCACGAGCGACGAGAACAA GCAGAAGGCGCAGGCGGAAACGGCGCATCGTGGGGGGAACGAACAGAGCTCGCTGCCAGGCTGGCAATGTAATGTCACGAAGGGCACGGCTGGGAAGGCAAGGGATAGACTTTACAAGGCTTCGGGGAGCGAGACTTGGCGTCGCGTTGTACAATACAATACACTCGATAAAGAAGTTGCGTTGCCGCCACTATGTTTCAACCTGGTTTTCAAACCCATTTCACTCGTGTGCTGGGAAATGCGTGCTCGTGACTGTGACCTAAAGGAGTGCTTCCCTTTGTCTATGAATTTCCGCCAGTATCACCAGAGGCCCCTGAGTATGCGGTGCAGCTCTACGGATCTCATAAATCAGGGTTT CTGCCTCCGACCCCTTGCGACGATTGTTGGAAGCAGAAGAGCGGAAGTTCAAATAGCACCTGAACGTTTCATTAAACAAAAGCTGGA ACGTAACCCAGAGTGTGAGCCGTCTGGCATG ACGAAGAAATCAGAGGGCCGGTCGTTGGTTATTGGTCGGCGGGCGAGCGGTGCGAAACGTcaaacacacacacacacaccggGACTCCACTCGGTATCAGCCGAGAACGTCAGGTTTCCTTCAAATCGGATGGCTGGCCGGCTGGAACAGAACCTACCTTATCGAAAGGAGGAAGGGGAGGGAGAGGAGGGTCCACTCGATAAAAGTAACTTGATAGGAACAAAGCATTACATCACATATCACCTTTCCTTCTCGATCTTGTTGCCGTATCAGTCGGCCTACATGTAA